A section of the Symphalangus syndactylus isolate Jambi chromosome 19, NHGRI_mSymSyn1-v2.1_pri, whole genome shotgun sequence genome encodes:
- the SPATA45 gene encoding spermatogenesis-associated protein 45, translating to MASINRNTEIIKKHGVSKQHLLEEINKKRESNCLVERSNQVSLLRVQKRHFPGAYQSFTDTTTKEPVPDSGRSSWVKLSLLVHTERKHFPPKNNAIFG from the coding sequence ATGGCATCTATAAACAGAAacactgaaataattaaaaaacatggAGTAAGCAAACAACATCTCCTGGAGGAGATAAACAAAAAGCGTGAATCCAACTGCTTGGTGGAACGAAGCAATCAAGTCAGCTTACTGAGAGTTCAAAAGAGGCACTTCCCGGGTGCCTATCAGTCCTTTACTGATACCACAACCAAAGAGCCTGTTCCCGACAGTGGCAGGAGCTCCTGGGTCAAGCTGAGTCTCCTTGTTCACACGGAGAGAAAGCACTTTCCACCAAAAA